The nucleotide sequence CACCGGGCCGGCGCGGACCGCGCTCGCCCTGCGTGAAGCGCTGCTCGTCCAGGCCGCGCTCGCGTGGCGCCGGGACCGGGAGCGGGCGGTGCCCGCAACGCCCCGCCCGCCGCGGGCCGGGGGCCTGCTCGAGGCCCTCGACGCCCGCCTGCCGTTCGCGCTGACGCCCGGCCAGGTGGCGGTGGGGGAGCAGCTGTCCGCCGAGCTGGCCCGGGAGGCCCCGATGAGCCGGCTGCTGCAGGGGGACGTGGGCGCGGGCAAGACGCTCGTGGCCCTGCGGGCGATGCTGCAGGTCGTGGACGCCGGCGGCCAGGCCGCCCTGGTGGCGCCCACCGAGGTGCTCGCCGCGCAGCACCACCGCGCCCTGCTGCGCCTGATGGGACCGCTCGCCGAGGCCGGCACCCTCGGGGCCGGCGACGGCCCGGCCACGAGGGTCGTGCTGGTCACCGGCTCGCTCAAGACCGCCGCGCGCCGGGAGGCGCTGCTGGCCCTGGCCTCCGGCGAGGCCGGGATCGCCGTCGGGACGCACGCGCTGCTCTCCGAGAAGGTGGGCTTCGCCGAGCTGGCCCTGGCCGTCGTCGACGAGCAGCACCGCTTCGGCGTGGACCAGCGCGAGGCCCTGCGGCGGGCCAACCCCGGCACGCACCTGCTCGTCATGTCCGCCACGCCCATCCCACGCTCCGTGGCGATGACGGTGTTCGGGGACCTGGACCTGTCGGTGCTCGAGGGGCTGCCCTCGGGGCGACAGCCGGTCACCACGCACGTGGCGCGCATGGCCCACGGCCCGCGCGTGATCGGCCGGGTGTGGGAGCTGATCGCCGAGCACGTGGCGGCCGGTCACCAGGCGTTCGTGGTGTGCCCGCGCATCGACCCCGACGACACCGACCCGGGCCACGCCAACGTGGAGGAGATGACACCCCGGCTGCGGGGTCTCCCGGCGCTGGCGGGACTGCGGATCGACGCCGTGCACGGGCGCATGGACCAGGCCGAGCAGGACGCGGCGATGCAGGCCTTCGCGCGCGGCGAGACGGACGTGCTCGTGGCGACCACCGTCGTGGAGGTGGGCGTGGACGTGCCCAACGCGACGGTCATGGCGGTCCTCGACGCCGACGACTTCGGCCTGTCCACCCTGCACCAGCTGCGCGGCCGCGTGGGCCGCGGGCCCGGGGCGGCGGTCTGCCTGCTGGCCACGCGCCTGCCGGACGGGTACCCGTCGCTGCGCCGGCTCGAGGTCCTGGCCCAGGAGCAGGACGGCATGCGCATCGCGCAGGAGGACCTCGCCCAGCGCGGCGTCGGCGACGTGCTCGGCGCCGCCCAGTCCGGGCTGGCCTCGGGGCTGCACCACGTGGACGTCATCGCCGACGCCCCGCTGATCGCCGTGGCCGCCGACGCCGTCGCGCAGGTCATGGCGGCCGGCCCCGGGCTCTCCGCCCACCCGGCGCTCGCCGCCGAGGTGGCCCGCTGGGAGGCCGAGCACCTCACCGCCGCCGACTACCTCGAGAAGGGCTGAGCCATGTCCCGCATCATCGCCGGCGCGGCCGCCGGGCGGCCCCTGAGCGCCGTCCCCGGCACCGGCACGCGCCCCACCACGGACCGCACCAAGGAGGCCCTGTTCTCCTGGCTCGAGGCCCGCGACTGGCTGGACGGGACGGCCGTGCTCGACCTCTACGCCGGCTCCGGCGCCCTGGGGTGCGAGGCTGCCAGCCGCGGAGCGGCATCGGTGCTGCTGGTCGAGCGGGACCGGAAGGCCGTGACCGCGTGTCGCGCGAACGCCGCGCTGGTCAACCGGGCGCGCGGGGCCGACGTCGTGCGCGTGCGCGCCGGGAGCGTGGAGCAGGCGCTCGCGGCGGAGGCCGCGCCCGTGGACCTGATCCTGGCCGACCCGCCGTACCCGGTGGCCGGCCCGCCACTCGAGGCCGTGCTGGAGGCGGCGGCCGGGCGGCTCGCCCCGGGCGGGCTGCTCGTGCTGGAGCGGGCGGCCCGGGACGCGGCGCCGCGCCGGCCGCGCGGCCTCGAGGAGGTCGAGGTGCGCGTCTACGGCGAGACCGCCCTGTACCTCTGGCAGGACGAGCGCTGACCCCGCCCACCCGCTTTCGTTCGGGAAACGGCGGCGTGTCGGCCCGTTTTCGTTCGGGAAACGGCGGCGTCTCGGCCCGTTCTCACCGGGGAGACGGGAGGGCGGAACGGACTGGGCTCAGCACGGAACCGCGAGCACGGCGGCCGCCGTTTCCCGAACGAAAATGCTCCGGGGACCGCCGTTTCCCGAACGAAAGTGCTCCGGGGGCCGCCGTTTCGTCAACGAAAGCGTCGGGGGTCAGGGCGTGCGCAGCCGCGGGGCCGCCTCGGCCAGGCGGCGCATCGCCTCGTCGATCGCATCCGGGGACTTGCAGAACGCCAGCCGCAGCCACGACCGCAGGTGGCCCCCGTCCGGGCGGCAGAGCGCGCCCACGGGGATGCCGGTGACGCCGGCCTCACGCGTCCACCGCACCGCGGCCTCGGCCGCGTCCGTCACACCCCACGGGGCCAGGTCCACGACGACGAAGTAGCCCGCCGCCGGGACGACCGGGTCCAGGCCCGCCTCGCGCAGGCCCGCCACGAGCCGATCCCGGGCGTCGCGGTACCGCTCGCGCTGGCCGGCGAGGTGCCGCTCGGCGTCGTCGGTGGGCAGGTAGGCACCCAGCGCGCGCTGGAAGGCGGGGCCGGAGGAGTAGGTGAGGAACTGCTTGACGGCGCGCGCGGCCCCGACGAGCTCGGCCGGGCCGGTCAGCCAGCCGACCTTCCACCCGGTGACGGCGAACGCCTTGCCCGCGCTGGAGACCGTCAGGGCGATGTCCTCGGCGCCCGCGACCGAGCGCAGGCTGACGTGCTCGCCCTCGTAGACGAGGTGGTCGTAGACCTCGTCCGAGAGGATCAGCACGCCCCGGGACCGGCACAGGGCCACGAGCTCCTCGAGCAGCTCCCGCGGATAGACCGCACCCGTGGGGTTGTGCGGCGTGTTCACGATGAGCAGGCGCGTGCGGTCGGTGATCGCGTCCGCGACCCGCGCCGGGTCCGGCAGGAAGTCCGGGGCCTCCACCGGCGCGCTCACGTGCCGGGCGCCGACCAGGGCGATCGTGGCGGCGTGCGAGTCGTAGAACGGCTCGACCGTGACGACCTCGTCGCCCGGGCGCACGAACGCCAGGACCGCCGCGGCGATGCCCTCGGTGGCACCCGTGGTGATCATGACCTGCGTGGCGGGGTCCTCCGTCACGCCCCAGTGGCGCCGGCGGTGCTCTGCGACGGCCCGCCGCAGCGCGGGGTCGCCCGTGCCGGGGGCGTACTGGTTGGGGCCCGCCAGCACGGCGTCGGCCGCCAGCCGCAGCAGCGCGTCGGGGCCGTCGGCGTCGGGGAAGCCCTGGCCGAGGTTCACGGCCCCGTGCTCGACGGCGAGGCCCGTCATCGTCTCGAACACCGTGGGCACGGGGCCGGCGTCGCCGAGCAGGCCCGCGGCCGCCGCCGTGCGACGCCACGGCGCGTCCACGTCGACGTCGTGCCGTGCTGCTCCGGGGGTGGGCTGGGTTCCGTCCATGGCCGCACTGTACCCATCGCCGCGGACCGCACACGGCGGCGCACGCCGCGCCCGGCAGGACCGCGACGCGCCGGAGCCGGACCGGACGGGCGTCCGTCGCCGCTCGGCGCGGCCCCGGCTAGACTGGCACCCATGCGTCGTGCCGTCTGCCCTGGTTCGTTCGATCCCCTCCACAAGGGGCACGTCGAGGTGATCGCGCGAGCCGCGAACCTCTTCGAGGAGGTGGTGGTCGCCGTGTCCGCCAACCCGGCCAAGACGTACCGCTTCAGCGTGGACGAGCGCATCGCCATGATCGAGGCGACGGTGTCCTCCCTCGCCGGTGTCGCGGTCCGGCCCATGGGCCCGGGCCTGCTGGCCGAGTTCTGCCGGCAGATCGGTGCAGATGCGATCGTCAAGGGGCTGCGCGGCGGCGCCGACCTCGAGTTCGAGGCCCCGATGGCCGCGATGAACCGCCACCTCACCGGGGTCGAGACGGTCTACCTCCCGGCCGACGCCCGGTACACCCACGTGTCCTCCTCGCTCATCAAGGAGGTCCACGGACTCGGCGGCGACGTCGCCGAGTTCGTCCCGGCCGCGGTCCTGCGCGGCCTCGACGGCGGGGCCTGACCCCGCCCGGCCCCCCGCGGGCCACCCTTCCGCTCGTCCCACCGCATCAACCGCAGGAGAACCGCCGATGACCGTCCCGCCCCCTTCCCGCCCCCGCACCCGCAAGGCCGTGATCCCGGCCGCCGGCCTGGGCACCCGCTTCCTGCCGGCCACCAAGGCCATGCCGAAGGAGATGCTGCCGGTGGTGGACCGGCCGGCCATCGAGTACGTGGTGACGGAGGCCCGGCGTGCGGGCCTCGCGGACGTGCTGATGATCACAGGCCGGAACAAGCGGGCCCTCGAGGACCACTTCGACCGCCATCCCGCGCTGGAGGCCGTGTTGGAGCGCAAGGGCGACGCCAAGCGGCTCGCGCAGATCCACGAGTCGGACCTGGTGGGGGACATCCACTACGTCCGTCAGGGCGAGGCCCTCGGGCTCGGCCACGCGGTGAACTGCGCACGCCGCCACGTCGGCGAGGAGCCGTTCGCGGTCCTGCTGGGCGATGACATCATCGGCGACGGCGAGGCGCTGCTCGAGCGCATGATCGACGTGCAGCAGCGCCTCGGCGGCTCCGTGATCGCCCTCATGGAGGTCCCGGAGGAGGCCGTCTCGGCCTACGGCGTGGCCGCGGTGGAGGCCGTGCCGGGGGAGGGCGACGACGTCGTCCGCGTCACCGACCTCGTGGAGAAGCCGGCCCGCGAGGACGCCCCCTCCACCCTCGCGATCATCGGCCGCTACGTGCTGGCCCCGCAGGTGTTCGACGTGCTGGACGAGACCCCGCCCGGCCGCGGCGGGGAGATCCAGCTCACCGATGCGCTCCAGAGGCTGGCCACGGAGGACGGCGAGGGCCGCGGCGTGCACGCCGTCGTCTTCGACGGCCGCCGCTACGACACGGGGGACAAGCTCGGCTACCTGCAGGCGGTCATCGAGTTCGGGACGCGGCACGAGGACCTCGGGGCCGACCTGCGGGCCTGGCTCCGGGAGTTCACCGCCGGGCTCTGAGCCGGGCCGGCGACGCGCGGGCCGCGGCCGGCTTTGGCCGAGGCGGACCCACCCGGTAGGATGGGCTGTCGGTCCGTCGTGGCTGGACCCGTGTCCAGGCCGCATCGCATCCCCGCAGAGGGCGTGCGGACGGGCCGTGTACCCCCGCCGTCCCACCCGCCGAGAGGAGCGACCATGGACAGCATCCAGCACCACGGCGCCGACTCGCCGTGGGTGATCCCCGTGCGCGATCTGACGCGCGGGGCCGGAGTCCAGCGCGAGCTGACGGCCGAGTGGCCCGCCCCCGCGGGCGTCTCCACGCCGCTGCTGGGGATCCCCGAGGGGGACCCCGTCGAACTGGACCTGCGTCTGGAGTCGGTGCACGAGGGCGTCCTCGTCACCGGCACCGCGGACGCGACCCTGAAGGGCGAGTGCGGCCGTTGCCTGCGCCCGCTGCACGAGGGGATCACCGTGGACCTGCAGGAGCTGTACCTCACCGGCACGTCCGAGGACGACGCCGGCGAGCAGCCGCTCGTGGTGCGCGAGACCGTGGACCTGGAACCCGTGTTCCGGGACGCCGCGGTCATCGCCCTTCCGTTCCAGCCGCTGTGCCGGCCGGACTGCGAGGGCCTGTGCGCCGACTGCGGCATCCGCCTCGAGGACGCGCCCGAGGGGCACGCCCACGAGCGCGTGGACCCGCGCTGGGCCGCCCTGGCCCACCTCGCGGGCACCTCAGAGACCTCCATCACCGAGACAGAAGAGAGATAGTCGTGGCAGTCCCGAAGCGGAAGATGTCCCGTGCCAACACCCGTGCCCGCCGGTCGCAGTGGAAGGCCACCGCGCCCACCCTGGTGAAGTCCGTCGAGAACGGTCGCGTCTCGTACCGCCTGCCCCATCAGGCCGAGCTGAAGACCGACGCCGCCGGCACCCCCCTGTTCTTGGAGTACAAGGGCCGCAAGGTCGCCGACGCCTGAGATGGCGTCCCCATCGGCTCGCCGCGGGCCTGAGCCCGCGCCCGAGCCAGAAGAGCTGTTCGAGCGTCTCGGCGTGCACATCACCGCCGGGACGCTCGAACGTGCTCTGACGCACCGCTCGTTCGCCTATGAGCAGGGCGGGCTGCCCACCAACGAGCGCCTCGAGTTCCTCGGGGACTCGGTGCTGGGCTACGTGGTCACCGACCACATCTTCACGGTGTACCCGGACCTGGCCGAGGGCGACCTCGCGCGCCGCCGGGCCGCCGTCGTGTCCACGCGTGCCCTGGCGAAGGTGGCGCGCCGGATCGGCATCGGCCCGTTCGTGCGCCTGGGCACGGGGGAGCGCCGCACCGGCGGGGCGGACAAGGACTCGATCCTCGCCGACACCCTCGAGGCGCTCATCGGCGCGGTCTACGTGGACCACGGGGCTGTGGCCGCGGCCGCACTCGTGCACCGCCACGTGGTGCCGCTGCTGGACGAGCCGGACCTGCTGCGCGAGAGCACCGACTGGAAGACGGTCGTGGCCGAGGCCGCCAGCCGCCACGGTCTCGGCGCCGTCCGCTACGCGATCGAGGGTCAGGGCCCCGCGCACGATCCCCGCTACCGGGCCACCCTCGTCGTCGGCGAGCGCGAGTACGGCTCCGCCGTCGCCAGCTCCAAGAAGCAGGCCGAGCGGGACGCCGCGGCCGCCTCATGGCCCGCCCTCGAGGCGGATCTGCCGGCCGCGGGGCGCTGAGCCCGTGCCGGAGCTGCCCGAGGCCGAGGTCGTCCGGCGCGGCCTGGCCCGGTGGGCCACGGACGCCGTCGCCGCGGAGCTCGAGGTCCTCGACCCCCGCTCGCTGCGTCGCAGCCCCGGAGGCGCGGACGCCCTCCGGGAGCGGCTGCGCGGCGCCCGGCTGGCCGAGCCGGCTCGCCGCGGCAAGTTCCTCTGGCTGCCCCTGGCCGAGGGCGACGACGCCGTCGTCGTGCACCTGGGGATGAGCGGGCAGATCCTCGTGGACGAACCGGGGGCCGCCGACCAGCGTCACCTGCGCCTGCGCCTGCCCGTCACCGCGGCGGACGGCTCCGCCCGCGAGCTGCGGTTCGTGGACCAGCGGATCTTCGGCGGCTGGTGGCTCGACGCGCTGCGGCCCGACGACGCCGCCGGGGGCGAGCGGATCCCCACCACGGCCGCCCACATCGCCCTGGACCCGCTGCACCCGCTGTTCGACCCCGCGGCCGTGCACGCGCGCCTGGCACGGCGCCGCTCCACCCTCAAGCGCGCGTTGCTGGACCAGTCGCTGGTCTCCGGGATCGGCAACATCTACGCGGACGAGGCCCTCTGGGGCGCCCGCCTGCACCCCGAGCGCCCGACCGAGCGCATGCGCCGGGCGGACACGCTGCGCCTCCTGGCGGCCGTCCAGGACGTGATGCGCCGGGCCCTGGAGGTGGGGGGCACGAGCTTCGACGCGCTCTACGTCAACGTGGACGGGCGATCGGGCTACTTCGCCCGCTCCCTGGCGGCCTACGGGCGCACCGGGCAGCCGTGTCGCCGCTGCGCCGCCGAGGGGGTCGACTCCCGCATCGTGCGCGAGCCGTTCATGAACCGTGCGAGCCACCTGTGCCCGCGCTGCCAGCCCAGGCCGCGCCGTCGCCGGGCCGCGGCGGCCGACGCCTGACGGGGCGTCCGTAGACTGGGCTGACCCCCGACCTCGAGCAGGAGACCCGAGTGAGCCATCCCCCGGCCGCGTCCTGGACGCCCGAGCCCCTGCCGCGCCCCGAGCCCCCGCGCGACGACGCCCCGCCGGTCGCGCGGCGCCGCCGGCGCTGGCCGTGGGTCGTCGGCCTGCTCGCCGTCCTGCTCGCGGCGCTGCTCGGCCTGGGCGCCTGGTACGCGGGCTCGCTCGGGCGCACCTTCGACGACCACCGGCAGACGGTGGACGTGGGGGCGCTCGAGCAGGCGGCCGGGGACGGCCCGCTGAACGTGCTCGTCCTGGGCTCCGACTCCCGCGAGGGCGAGGGCGAGCAGGACATGGGCCAGCGCTCGGACACCATGATGCTCGTGCACATCCCCGCGGACCGACGCCAGGTCTACGTCATGTCCGTGCTGCGGGATTCGTGGGTCACCGTGCCCGGCCACGGCGAGGCGAAGATCAACTCGGCCTTCGACACGGGCGGCTACACCCTCGCCGTGGACACGGTGGAGCTGTTGCTGGGAGTGCCGATCCACCACGTCCTGGAGGTCGACTTCCAGGGCTTCCGGGGCGTGACGAACGCGCTGGGCGGCGTCGAGGTCTGCAACCCGCAGGCCTTCTCCTCCGGTCAGGCCAACCCCTCGTACTACCCGCGAGGGCACATCCTGCTGCAGGACACCGCCGCCCTGCGCTACGTGCGCGAGCGGCACGCCTTCGACGACGGCGACGTCACCCGCGTGAAGAACCAGCAGCGCTACCTGGCCGGGGCGATGGACCGCTTCCTCAGCCCGCAGATCCTGGGCAATCCCGCCCGCACCACCGAGGTCGTCGCCACGTTCTCCGACCACCTCGGTGTGGACGAGGGGCTCACGTCTGGCGTGATCGCCTCGCTCGCGTGGCAGCTGCGCGACGTCCGCGGCGAGGACGTCGAGATGTTCACGGTGCCTCGCAAGGGCTTTGCGGAGGGGCCGAACGGCGACGCCATCGTCGAGCTCGACGAGGACAAGCTGGCGGACCTGCGCTCCGCCCTCGCCGACGACGACGTCCAGCGCTATGTCGACGAGCACGAGCCCAAGAAGGAGAAGAAGGCCCAGGCCGCCGGCGGGCCCGCCCCCGTGCTGACCCTGCTGACCGGCACCACGCCCGCACCCGCCCTCGGGGAGGACCCCTGTGACGACTGAGCCGCGCCGCCCCCGCCTCCTGCTGGTCTCCCACTCCTACCGGCCCGAGCGCACCCCGCCCGCACGTCGCTGGGGCGCGGTCGTGGCGGCGCTGCGGTCGGCGGGCTGGGACGTCGACGTCGTCGCGCCCGGGGGTGTGCGCCCCTTCGCCGGGCCCGACGGCGAACGTGTCCTGCCCACGCCTCGCCTGCCCCTGGGGGAGGCCGGCCGCAACGGCCGCTTCGCCGAAGCGGTGGTGCACGCCCTGCTCGCCATCCCCCGCGGGATGGCCACCCGACGCCCGGACGTGGTGGTGGCCACCGTGCCCGCCCTGCCCGTGGTGGTGCCCGGCGTCGTGCTCTCCCGCCTCTGGCGCCGTCCCCTCGTGCTGGAGATGCGCGACGCCTGGCCGGATCTCGCCCACGAGGCCGGGGTCCACCAGGGCCTGCTGGGCGCCGCGATGGAACGCGTCGTGACCGGCGGCCAGCGCGCGGCCCGACTCGTGGTGACCGTCACGGACGGCTTCGCGGAGACGCTGCGCGGGCGGGGGGTGCGGGTGGTCCGCACCCTGGGCAACGGCGTGGACCTGGCCCGCCTGGCGGTGGCGCCGCGGCGGGAGCGGGCCGCCGGTGAGCTCCACGTGCTGTACCTGGGCAACATGGGCGAGAGCCAGGGACTCGAGCGGCTCATCGACGCCGCGGCGACGCTGCGTCGCACCCGGCCGGGGGTGCGCGTCCGGCTGGTCGGGGAGGGGACCCGGCGTCCGGCGCTGGAGGCCCGCAACGCCGAGCTCGGCTCGCCGGCCGAGATCCTCGGACCCGTCCACGGCGCGGCCGTGGCCCAGCAGTACGCGTGGGCGGACACGCTGGTGGTGGCCCTGCGTCCCGACTGGCCGAGCTTCCGGCACACCGTGCC is from Micrococcus luteus NCTC 2665 and encodes:
- the coaD gene encoding pantetheine-phosphate adenylyltransferase, giving the protein MRRAVCPGSFDPLHKGHVEVIARAANLFEEVVVAVSANPAKTYRFSVDERIAMIEATVSSLAGVAVRPMGPGLLAEFCRQIGADAIVKGLRGGADLEFEAPMAAMNRHLTGVETVYLPADARYTHVSSSLIKEVHGLGGDVAEFVPAAVLRGLDGGA
- the rnc gene encoding ribonuclease III, producing the protein MHITAGTLERALTHRSFAYEQGGLPTNERLEFLGDSVLGYVVTDHIFTVYPDLAEGDLARRRAAVVSTRALAKVARRIGIGPFVRLGTGERRTGGADKDSILADTLEALIGAVYVDHGAVAAAALVHRHVVPLLDEPDLLRESTDWKTVVAEAASRHGLGAVRYAIEGQGPAHDPRYRATLVVGEREYGSAVASSKKQAERDAAAASWPALEADLPAAGR
- a CDS encoding LCP family protein; translation: MSHPPAASWTPEPLPRPEPPRDDAPPVARRRRRWPWVVGLLAVLLAALLGLGAWYAGSLGRTFDDHRQTVDVGALEQAAGDGPLNVLVLGSDSREGEGEQDMGQRSDTMMLVHIPADRRQVYVMSVLRDSWVTVPGHGEAKINSAFDTGGYTLAVDTVELLLGVPIHHVLEVDFQGFRGVTNALGGVEVCNPQAFSSGQANPSYYPRGHILLQDTAALRYVRERHAFDDGDVTRVKNQQRYLAGAMDRFLSPQILGNPARTTEVVATFSDHLGVDEGLTSGVIASLAWQLRDVRGEDVEMFTVPRKGFAEGPNGDAIVELDEDKLADLRSALADDDVQRYVDEHEPKKEKKAQAAGGPAPVLTLLTGTTPAPALGEDPCDD
- a CDS encoding YceD family protein, whose protein sequence is MDSIQHHGADSPWVIPVRDLTRGAGVQRELTAEWPAPAGVSTPLLGIPEGDPVELDLRLESVHEGVLVTGTADATLKGECGRCLRPLHEGITVDLQELYLTGTSEDDAGEQPLVVRETVDLEPVFRDAAVIALPFQPLCRPDCEGLCADCGIRLEDAPEGHAHERVDPRWAALAHLAGTSETSITETEER
- a CDS encoding glycosyltransferase family 4 protein codes for the protein MTTEPRRPRLLLVSHSYRPERTPPARRWGAVVAALRSAGWDVDVVAPGGVRPFAGPDGERVLPTPRLPLGEAGRNGRFAEAVVHALLAIPRGMATRRPDVVVATVPALPVVVPGVVLSRLWRRPLVLEMRDAWPDLAHEAGVHQGLLGAAMERVVTGGQRAARLVVTVTDGFAETLRGRGVRVVRTLGNGVDLARLAVAPRRERAAGELHVLYLGNMGESQGLERLIDAAATLRRTRPGVRVRLVGEGTRRPALEARNAELGSPAEILGPVHGAAVAQQYAWADTLVVALRPDWPSFRHTVPSKTYEVLAVGRHVTGLVTGEAARTLEAAGGADVIGPDVDDLVRHLTALADDPHRTDVGAGGRDWVRRHADLPAVARRYERLLRRIAGR
- the rsmD gene encoding 16S rRNA (guanine(966)-N(2))-methyltransferase RsmD, whose protein sequence is MSRIIAGAAAGRPLSAVPGTGTRPTTDRTKEALFSWLEARDWLDGTAVLDLYAGSGALGCEAASRGAASVLLVERDRKAVTACRANAALVNRARGADVVRVRAGSVEQALAAEAAPVDLILADPPYPVAGPPLEAVLEAAAGRLAPGGLLVLERAARDAAPRRPRGLEEVEVRVYGETALYLWQDER
- a CDS encoding aminotransferase class I/II-fold pyridoxal phosphate-dependent enzyme, producing MDGTQPTPGAARHDVDVDAPWRRTAAAAGLLGDAGPVPTVFETMTGLAVEHGAVNLGQGFPDADGPDALLRLAADAVLAGPNQYAPGTGDPALRRAVAEHRRRHWGVTEDPATQVMITTGATEGIAAAVLAFVRPGDEVVTVEPFYDSHAATIALVGARHVSAPVEAPDFLPDPARVADAITDRTRLLIVNTPHNPTGAVYPRELLEELVALCRSRGVLILSDEVYDHLVYEGEHVSLRSVAGAEDIALTVSSAGKAFAVTGWKVGWLTGPAELVGAARAVKQFLTYSSGPAFQRALGAYLPTDDAERHLAGQRERYRDARDRLVAGLREAGLDPVVPAAGYFVVVDLAPWGVTDAAEAAVRWTREAGVTGIPVGALCRPDGGHLRSWLRLAFCKSPDAIDEAMRRLAEAAPRLRTP
- the mutM gene encoding bifunctional DNA-formamidopyrimidine glycosylase/DNA-(apurinic or apyrimidinic site) lyase, producing the protein MPELPEAEVVRRGLARWATDAVAAELEVLDPRSLRRSPGGADALRERLRGARLAEPARRGKFLWLPLAEGDDAVVVHLGMSGQILVDEPGAADQRHLRLRLPVTAADGSARELRFVDQRIFGGWWLDALRPDDAAGGERIPTTAAHIALDPLHPLFDPAAVHARLARRRSTLKRALLDQSLVSGIGNIYADEALWGARLHPERPTERMRRADTLRLLAAVQDVMRRALEVGGTSFDALYVNVDGRSGYFARSLAAYGRTGQPCRRCAAEGVDSRIVREPFMNRASHLCPRCQPRPRRRRAAAADA
- the rpmF gene encoding 50S ribosomal protein L32, with the translated sequence MAVPKRKMSRANTRARRSQWKATAPTLVKSVENGRVSYRLPHQAELKTDAAGTPLFLEYKGRKVADA
- a CDS encoding ATP-dependent DNA helicase RecG; its protein translation is MAAEAPVTDLPLSEVLGGKLPARLERELGLTTVGDLLDHVPRRWIERGELTPIAALPYDAEVTVVAVVESVTTRRMHSRPGFIVDVTVADPSVAGVPGASLSMAFFNGHDARRRLAPGMTAMFQGRTTEYRGRITLNNPDFALLDDDVTPGEVDVRPVPLYRATGKLPSWTVRSAVARVLETVDLGRIPELLTERIRAEAAAALDLDVPLPDTAQAYRDLHAPHDVAATGPARTALALREALLVQAALAWRRDRERAVPATPRPPRAGGLLEALDARLPFALTPGQVAVGEQLSAELAREAPMSRLLQGDVGAGKTLVALRAMLQVVDAGGQAALVAPTEVLAAQHHRALLRLMGPLAEAGTLGAGDGPATRVVLVTGSLKTAARREALLALASGEAGIAVGTHALLSEKVGFAELALAVVDEQHRFGVDQREALRRANPGTHLLVMSATPIPRSVAMTVFGDLDLSVLEGLPSGRQPVTTHVARMAHGPRVIGRVWELIAEHVAAGHQAFVVCPRIDPDDTDPGHANVEEMTPRLRGLPALAGLRIDAVHGRMDQAEQDAAMQAFARGETDVLVATTVVEVGVDVPNATVMAVLDADDFGLSTLHQLRGRVGRGPGAAVCLLATRLPDGYPSLRRLEVLAQEQDGMRIAQEDLAQRGVGDVLGAAQSGLASGLHHVDVIADAPLIAVAADAVAQVMAAGPGLSAHPALAAEVARWEAEHLTAADYLEKG
- the galU gene encoding UTP--glucose-1-phosphate uridylyltransferase GalU translates to MTVPPPSRPRTRKAVIPAAGLGTRFLPATKAMPKEMLPVVDRPAIEYVVTEARRAGLADVLMITGRNKRALEDHFDRHPALEAVLERKGDAKRLAQIHESDLVGDIHYVRQGEALGLGHAVNCARRHVGEEPFAVLLGDDIIGDGEALLERMIDVQQRLGGSVIALMEVPEEAVSAYGVAAVEAVPGEGDDVVRVTDLVEKPAREDAPSTLAIIGRYVLAPQVFDVLDETPPGRGGEIQLTDALQRLATEDGEGRGVHAVVFDGRRYDTGDKLGYLQAVIEFGTRHEDLGADLRAWLREFTAGL